Proteins from one Drosophila gunungcola strain Sukarami chromosome 3R, Dgunungcola_SK_2, whole genome shotgun sequence genomic window:
- the LOC128258919 gene encoding uncharacterized protein LOC128258919 — protein MRRPARLIPFGFVILLLVLLHLPLPLPSAFGHTLEHSCQTPEKTEGQCVHFSACRLVLRHYAMYKEHMPPVIMRFLQRARCKPKNQGYHLCCELKDVIPANANSKLK, from the exons ATGCGGCGCCCAGCTCGATTGATTCCGTTCGGTTTCGTCATCCTGCTTCTCGTGCTGCTCCATCTTCCACTGCCACTTCCATCGGCATTCGGCCACACAC TGGAGCACAGCTGCCAGACTCCCGAGAAGACTGAAGGACAATGTGTGCACTTCAGCGCCTGCCGCCTCGTCCTGCGGCACTATGCGATGTACAAGGAGCACATGCCGCCGGTGATAATGCGATTTTTGCAACGGGCCCGCTGCAAGCCGAAGAACCAAGGC TATCATTTGTGCTGCGAACTCAAAGATGTGATTCCCGCGAACGCCAACTCCAAGCTAAAGTAA
- the LOC128260567 gene encoding uncharacterized protein LOC128260567 produces MLFSFSVKICLARYNIVNKMCKNWDLLSRLNFCTRYIACIFWACLNIVIGFCFIPFFVEFVKQKKLPVSVLVIGCICGANFTLSGFMLLIGVLKGVRCLVCSSIVFCGIGVFFVHWLILPLALYIIFSFVAFTYYQVDLSPDDRYRVARRFS; encoded by the exons atgttattttcttttagtgtCAAAATCTGTCTAGCAAGATATAATATTGTGaataaaatgtgcaaaaacTGGGATTTACTTAGCCGACTGAACTTTTGTACTAGATATATAGCTTGCATTTTCTGGGCATGCCTGAATATAGTCATCGGATTCTGTTTCATTC CTTTTTTCGTGGAGTTCGTAAAGCAAAAAAAGCTTCCAGTTTCAGTTCTGGTTATTGGTTGCATATGTGGAGCAAACTTTACATTATCTGGTTTTATGCTCTTAATTGGAGTTTTGaag GGTGTCCGCTGTCTGGTTTGCTCATCTATAGTTTTCTGCGGCATAGGTGTTTTCTTTGTCCACTGGCTAATCCTTCCTTTGG CGCTTTATATTATATTCTCCTTTGTTGCGTTTACCTATTATCAAGTGGACTTGTCTCCGGATGATCGATATAGAGTAGCTAGAAggttttcataa